The Brassica oleracea var. oleracea cultivar TO1000 chromosome C7, BOL, whole genome shotgun sequence sequence TCGGGGCTGCCCGTTGCAAGGGAGTTCGGGCTACACCCGATGGCTCCCACTCCTACCAGTGCAAACTTTCTAGCTCCATAGTTGTATAGTGCCTTCATAAACACAAAGAAATATTGTGGAACAAGGAAGCTAGAGTCAGAACTGAACTAGATGGATCCCTTTTAGAGAGCTGCATATGAATCTTTATAACCAAAAATGAAGTTCATGTAGCATAAATTTATTTCGAATTTTTTTTTTTTTTTGAGCTAATTTCCATCTTTTGCTAAAACTTGAAACTTTGTATTGATTTGGACCAAGTTCATAAACATCCATTTATGAAGATCAGATCATCAAATGGGTCCTCCCATGACGAGGATAAAGGACAAAAAAAGAAGAAGCAGAGGACTTATTGCATAGCGCAGTCTCATCTAACTGGAAATCACTAAAATTGAAAAATCTTACATTGAGCTGGTCTTTGTAACGATTGATAAGATCATCAGCATATTGTTCGGGGGTGTACTGTCTGCTAGTGGAGTAGAATTGAGGCATGAAATAGTTATTAAGATAGTCATTGCTTCCCAAACCAACAGAGTAAATGCATTGCCTAAGGTAATCAGCCGCACTATTCTCATCTCCAAGAATCTGTACCACTTGTGACACTGTGTTCAGATAATTTTGAACTTGTCCTCTAAAAGTTATCCTTTGTCCCTTCATTCCAAAATCAAAACAAACAAATGTTTAAATTTTTTTTACGTTTGTCCTAAATGGAAACACAGAGAGATTTATCAAAATGTGGTTCTGGTCAGTTACCAACTGTTGACCGGTTTCTTCTCTGATTCCAGCAGCTGCAGATGCGTAGTTGACTCCTTGAAGTAACTGCTCGCCACTAACATCACTATACGCGGGAATGTAGTTATCAAATCCAAGTAGCTCAGCTACATTATATAACAGGAAATATCAAAAAATAAAACATGTTAGCTTCTGGTACCAAAAGCTATTGTTTTGTAAAGAAGAAGGGTGTATACCTATCTCGTCGACGGTAGTTTTTCCGTTGGAAAAGCGGCCGGTTGGGCGACCCAAATCAATGCCGTAAGGGTAATAATCAGCTCGTGCAATAGAGGCAAGACGATTGTTGTTTCCATTATCAACCAAAGAATCACCAAAGATGAAGTAACATGGAACTTGAGGCTCTGCTTTTACCTTAAACCTTAAACCCAAATACAAAACAAACATAGAAACTAAGCACCATTTCTTCAAGTAACTCTCCATCGATCACAACCAAAACAAAAAAAAATTGGGAATTGATTTTTTATGTATTGTATAACACAATGTATTGTATAACACAATGTATTGGTGAAGTATGTGTATTCTTTAAAATGGGAAGTGCAGGAGTGGTGGTTGTTGTGAAATGTGGAGAATCCAGAGAAGTTTTGAGTCTATATATGGAGTCCGAGAAGGGTAGTGCTATAGTATTTATTTTTTCTTTCTTAGCTGTTGTTAATTAATTTTGTAGTTACTTTATACTATAGTTTTGTTTAATTGGTTTTATAATAATACCATAGTTTTTTTTTTTGAAACGATAATAATAATACTATAGTTAAAGACATCTTTATGGGGTTTAACAAAAAAAAAAACTCTGTGAAATGCATTTTCATTTCACGATCGATCCTATCGTCTGGTTAATAGATTTTGAAGTAAAAACTTAAAATTGTCTGCAATGGTATTCATGAACTAAATAAAAAGTGCTAACATTACCAAGAGAACTCTGATCTAACGCACTGTGTT is a genomic window containing:
- the LOC106301188 gene encoding GDSL esterase/lipase At1g29660-like, producing the protein MESYLKKWCLVSMFVLYLGLRFKVKAEPQVPCYFIFGDSLVDNGNNNRLASIARADYYPYGIDLGRPTGRFSNGKTTVDEIAELLGFDNYIPAYSDVSGEQLLQGVNYASAAAGIREETGQQLGQRITFRGQVQNYLNTVSQVVQILGDENSAADYLRQCIYSVGLGSNDYLNNYFMPQFYSTSRQYTPEQYADDLINRYKDQLNALYNYGARKFALVGVGAIGCSPNSLATGSPDGTTCVESINSANRIFNSRLKSMVQQLNNDHSDARFTYINAYGVFQDIIANPSAYGFRVTNAACCGVGRNGGQLTCLPGQSPCPNRDEYVFWDAFHPTDHANTIIAQRSYNAQSSDDVYPIDISALARL